A DNA window from Arachis duranensis cultivar V14167 chromosome 3, aradu.V14167.gnm2.J7QH, whole genome shotgun sequence contains the following coding sequences:
- the LOC107478536 gene encoding LOW QUALITY PROTEIN: FIP1[V]-like protein (The sequence of the model RefSeq protein was modified relative to this genomic sequence to represent the inferred CDS: inserted 2 bases in 1 codon): protein MEDDDEFGDLYTDVLQPFTSSSSAPQPSQPHHSSPAPAPAPPSIDLNLTAPEIPYAPSHSNSPATHRSSDLMIDGRDDVAAVPPEPVVDARVPHGGNAEITPRVSLDLNRGKELASGVDAGTKGDDLMDKDVKFDIEDDDGGDIGSEPVIPGLLADATSGSGGGDGGEDLRRVEGGLEGGGADDDWDSDSDDDLQIVLNDNSHMAMERGGMVGDDDDEDEDGGLVIVADGDPNHGGEEQDWGENATLPSDGERKDAELAKSSTGVAAPLKIGYSGHGYHPFHSQYKYVRPGAAPMPGVTTSAPGGPLGPIRPLANMAGRGRGDWRPPGVKGAAAMQKGFLAGSGLPGWGNSAAGRGFGGGLEFTLPSHKTIFDVDIESFEEKPWKYPNVDVSDFFNFGLNEDSWKDYCKQLEQLRLESTMQSKIRVYECGRTEQEYDPDLPPELAAATGIHDAHVEHANSVKSDVGQTDVVKGSGRGRPPLPTGRAIQVEGGCGERLPSIDTRPPRLRDSDAIIEIVLQGAEDDDSSTGIGAQDLQDDGDGTEPPREDFGEGHVVRHEIPRLEPEYFDNFPQDYNGQKKELGGRRMPFMTSSATKIPNGDENSFCPREEPNNYCSKGQNPRPYGGNFASSHEERWTQRSVRDQSPPITPVQELATDDNQKEESAESMDGRHSALVSSPVTKDAREATVEDKDIELENAGTADGRGGLEKEETGLNTVGKMDMHTDGTAKRQVLTSEVEQPLPDEVDDWEDSKAARSSDNSKARSASSRDNRKRREGFEEEVVQDSRSSRLDGIRQQPDEHEQGHYKREQDGKHEPERNRMHKGREGSHLYKERHPSSSHLLQTNTDEFDRKKDRDNFDMDWTQRDDDLYSRRVRNEDPRKRDRAKVRENERRDKDDSAHFRKQLDNGACRVPYDKDVGSRXTQEREVVLDPRKRDDLHRTRDNLEDQYATRPKDETSLLRERDDRQRDREEWHRMKQPHEEHLPKREREEGRTSIRSGRGSEAKVWAGQVRAKDEHRVSEKEPHSREGLRHGDQLKKRDRVQDESARHKGRDDAYTRGQYSSEERRSRQERSNGRSDNQRVHDRKHKEGSRKSKEPEISDPNSLGLPKRNQENQSGPASEKGLKGSGDEEHAEHEVPAHRLPRKHREDISSDDEHQDSHRGRSKLERWTSHKERDFSISSKSSLQFKEIDKNNKDGSSEARKPVDESSKAMDIDNHLLSTEGRESVDLECKDADAKQLGDRQDRHLDTVERLKKRSERFKLPMPSEKEALAIKKLESEPLPTANSENPVESEVKQERPARKRRWMSS, encoded by the exons ATGGAAGACGACGATGAGTTCGGAGATTTGTACACTGACGTTCTCCAACCCTTCACTTCCTCATCCTCTGCGCCCCAACCGTCACAACCACATCACTCTTCCCCTGCACCTGCACCCGCACCCCCTTCCATCGATCTCAATCTCACCGCCCCCGAGATCCCCTACGCCCCTTCCCACTCGAATTCCCCTGCAACTCATCGCTCTTCGGACCTTATGATTGATGGCCGCGATGACGTCGCTGCCGTGCCACCGGAGCCAGTCGTAGACGCTAGGGTTCCCCATGGCGGCAATGCTGAAATCACCCCAAGGGTTTCTCTGGATTTGAACCGCGGCAAGGAATTGGCATCCGGTGTGGACGCTGGGACAAAAGGCGATGATTTGATGGATAAGGATGTGAAATTCGATATCGAGGATGACGACGGCGGGGATATTGGTTCGGAGCCGGTTATTCCGGGTCTTTTAGCTGATGCTACCAGTGGCAGCGGCGGTGGAGATGGTGGTGAGGATTTGAGGAGGGTGGAAGGAGGCCTCGAGGGTGGCGGTGCTGATGATGATTGGGATAGTGACAGTGATGATGATTTGCAGATAGTGTTGAATGATAACAGCCATATGGCAATGGAGAGGGGTGGGATGGTTGGCGATGACGACGACGAAGATGAAGATGGCGGGTTGGTTATTGTGGCAGACGGTGATCCGAATCACGGAGGGGAGGAGCAAGACTGGGGCGAGAATGCCACATTGCCTTCTGATGGCGAGAGGAAAGACGCCGAGTTGGCCAAATCCAGCACTGGAGTGGCTGCGCCACTCAAAATTGGATATAGCGGTCATGGTTATCATCCATTCCATTCACAGTATAAG TATGTCAGGCCTGGTGCAGCACCAATGCCCGGAGTTACCACTTCTGCTCCTGGAGGGCCCCTTGGTCCGATTCGTCCGCTTGCTAACATGGCTGGTCGTGGCAGGGGGGATTGGAGACCCCCTGGTGTAAAAGGGGCTGCTGCAATGCAAAAGGGTTTTCTTGCAGGTTCTGGATTACCAGGTTGGGGCAACAGTGCAGCAGGGCGGGGTTTTGGTGGTGGCCTAGAATTCACACTTCCTTCCCACAA GACTATATTTGATGTTGACATTGAGAGCTTTGAGGAGAAACCATGGAAATATCCGAATGTTGATGTGTCAGATTTTTTCAACTTTGGGTTGAATGAAGATAGCTGGAAAGATTATTGCAAACAGCTG GAACAACTACGCCTAGAGTCTACAATGCAAAGCAAGATTCGTGTTTATGAATGTGGTAGAACAGAGCAG GAATATGATCCCGATTTGCCCCCAGAGTTGGCTGCAGCTACTGGTATACATGATGCTCATGTTGAACATGCAAATTCTGTTAAGTCAGATGTTGGACAAACTGATGTTGTTAAAGGTTCTGGACGTGGTCGACCGCCACTA CCAACTGGTAGAGCAATTCAGGTGGAAGGTGGCTGTGGTGAACGTCTTCCTTCAATTGATACCCGTCCTCCTCGGCTCCGTGATTCAGATGCAatcattgag ATTGTTTTACAGGGTGCAGAAGATGATGATTCCTCTACTGGCATTGGTGCacaagatctacaagatgatgGAGATGGCACAGAACCCCCAAGAGAGGATTTCGGAGAAGGCCATGTAGTTAGACATGAAATTCCAAGGTTGGAGCCTGAGTACTTTGATAATTTTCCACAGGATTATAATGGTCAAAAGAAAGAGCTTGGAGGAAGAAGGATGCCATTCATGACTTCCAGTGCCACTAAAATACCCAATGGGGATGAAAATTCATTCTGCCCACGTGAAGAGCCAAACAATTATTGTTCTAAGGGCCAAAATCCCAGGCCCTATGGTGGCAATTTTGCCTCCTCACATGAGGAAAG GTGGACGCAAAGAAGTGTGCGTGACCAGTCCCCCCCTATTACCCCTGTTCAAGAATTGGCAACTGATGACAATCAAAAAGAAGAGTCAGCTGAAAGCATGGATGGGAGACATAGTGCACTTGTATCATCTCCTGTCACTAAGGATGCACGGGAGGCCACTGTGGAGGATAAAGATATTGAACTTGAGAATGCTGGGACAGCTGATGGCCGTGGTGGACTGGAAAAGGAGGAAACTGGTTTAAATACAGTAGGTAAAATGGATATGCACACGGATGGGACGGCTAAGAGACAAGTATTAACATCTGAGGTTGAGCAACCTTTGCCTGACGAAGTTGACGATTGGGAGGACTCAAAAGCTGCCAGAAGCAGTGATAACAGCAAAGCAAGATCAGCAAGCAGCAGGGATAACCGAAAGCGGCGTGAAGGCTTTGAGGAAGAAGTAGTTCAAGATTCACGATCATCACGTCTGGATGGCATCCGACAGCAGCCTGATGAACATGAGCAGGGACACTACAAGAGAGAGCAGGATGGAAAGCATGAACCTGAAAGAAATCGCATGCATAAAGGTAGAGAGGGATCACACCTTTACAAGGAACGTCATCCTAGTTCTTCTCATCTATTGCAGACAAATACTGATGAATTTGACAGGAAAAAAGATAGGGACAATTTTGACATGGATTGGACACAAAGAGATGATGATCTCTATAGCAGAAGGGTTAGAAATGAAGATCCTAGGAAGAGGGATAGGGCTAAGGTTCGAGAAAATGAGAGAAGGGACAAAGATGATAGTGCTCATTTTAGAAAACAGTTAGATAATGGTGCTTGCAGGGTTCCTTATGATAAGGATGTTGGGTCAAG GACTCAAGAAAGAGAAGTGGTGTTAGATCCTAGAAAGAGAGATGATCTACACAGAACTAGAGATAACCTTGAAGATCAATATGCTACCAGGCCGAAAGATGAGACTTCGCTACTTAGGGAGAGGGATGATAGGCAGAGAGATAGGGAGGAGTGGCATCGGATGAAACAGCCACATGAAGAACACCTACCCAAGCGTGAAAGAGAAGAAGGACGAACTTCTATAAGAAGTGGACGAGGATCTGAAGCTAAAGTGTGGGCTGGCCAGGTTAGAGCTAAGGATGAACATAGAGTTTCTGAAAAAGAACCCCATTCTAGAGAAGGATTGCGGCATGGTGACCAACTGAAGAAGAGGGATCGAGTTCAGGATGAAAGTGCCCGTCATAAGGGGCGTGATGATGCTTACACTCGTGGTCAATATAGTAGTGAGGAAAGGCGATCTAGGCAGGAAAGATCTAATGGTCGCAGTGATAACCAGAGAGTTCATGATAGAAAGCATAAAGAGGGATCACGCAAAAGCAAAGAACCTGAAATTAGCGATCCTAATAGTTTAGGCTTGCCCAAGAGAAATCAGGAAAATCAAAGTGGTCCAGCCAGCGAGAAG GGCTTGAAAGGCTCTGGTGATGAAGAACATGCTGAGCATGAAGTTCCAGCGCATCGCCTGCCCAGAAAGCACCGGGAAGACATTTCCTCagatgatgaacatcaagattcTCATAGAGGACGTTCTAAATTGGAGCGGTGGACAAGCCATAAGGAAAGAGATTTCAGCATTAGCAGCAAATCCTCTTTGCAGTTCAAAGAGattgataagaataataaaGATGGGTCCTCTGAAGCTAGAAAACCTGTGGATGAATCTTCTAAAGCAATGGATATTGACAACCATCTCTTGTCCACTGAAGGGAGGGAATCTGTAGACTTGGAGTGTAAGGATGCTGATGCAAAACAATTGGGGGACAGACAGGATCGACACCTTGACACAGTTGAGAGGTTGAAGAAGCGAAGTGAGAGGTTCAAGCTTCCAATGCCAAGCGAAAAAGAGGCCCTGGCTATCAAGAAGCTAGAGAGTGAACCACTGCCTACTGCCAACAGTGAAAACCCAGTTGAGTCCGAGGTCAAACAAGAGCGACCTGCCCGAAAAAGGAGGTGGATGAGCAGCTAG
- the LOC107478546 gene encoding uncharacterized protein LOC107478546, which translates to MLAYGIAADAVDDYVRIGESTTIECLEKFVEGVISVFKDEYFRKSNPNDVQRLLQMAKGRGFSDMLVSGSNNDINVLDRSPAFDDILNDRVSEVNYTINGDNYTMGYYLANDIYPEWATFVKSFSKPQEGETQVICTIPRKAKKRCGASIRSIASTLCNYMWSSSLLEKKKLANIMRTWIILHNMIFEDKRDTYAGNFAQDLEYDDVENDLSQPQLEEEDFAPYH; encoded by the exons ATGTTAGCATATGGCATAGCAGCTGATGCTGTTGATGATTATGTGCGCATAGGCGAGAGCACTACAATTGAATGTTTggaaaaatttgttgaaggtgTCATTTCAGTGTTCAAGGATGAATACTTCCGAAAATCAAATCCAAATGATGTACAACGCCTGCTACAAATGGCAAAGGGTCGTGGCTTTTCTGACATGTTGG TTTCTGGTTCAAATAACGATATCAACGTATTAGATCGATCTCCAGCGTTCGATGATATTCTAAATGACCGTGTTTCGGAGGTAAATTATACTATTAATGGTGATAATTATACTATGGGATACTATTTAGCAAATGATATTTATCCTGAATGGGCTACATTTGTCAAATCATTCTCAAAGCCACAAGAGGGAGAAACACAAGTTATTTGCACAAtaccaagaaaggcaaagaaaAGATGTGGAGCGAGCATTCGGAGTATTGCAAGCACGCTTTGCAACTATATGTGGTCCAGCTCGCTTTTGGAAAAAAAGAAGCTTGCCAACATAATGAGAACTTGGATTATATTGCATAATATGATTTTTGAGGATAAAAGAGACACTTATGCAGGAAATTTTGCTCAAGACTTAGAGTATGACGATGTCGAAAACGACTTATCACAACCTCAGCTGGAAGAGGAAGATTTTGCACCATACCATTAA